A single Ptiloglossa arizonensis isolate GNS036 chromosome 2, iyPtiAriz1_principal, whole genome shotgun sequence DNA region contains:
- the LOC143143904 gene encoding venom acid phosphatase Acph-1 isoform X2, with protein MCDMISSDCKTKTDLRVELVHVLFRHGERTPRERELWPNDTYNVSTYHPWGLGQLTNKGKMREYRIGQMLRSRYNELLGDIYSPSAVYAYSTDHDRTKMSLQLVLAALYPPAPVQKWNEALPWMPIPTQYMPEKVDNLMKPDFSPVYLDAVKKTRHSEEIRNRVSVYEDLFKFLSEKTGINVTESSHVYEIYNVLVAQACINLGRPEWCTDEIYSKLQDITKLEYNIRSFTPQLKRLNGGPLIKRFIEHMQFDVDNADLRKIYLYSGHETNIAGFVRAHGFTQPDLPGYGCAIIIEKLSNPAGKQFIRMILWTGITEEFIPYKFAGCDEICPMNKYLELVKDVLPSEEEFHHKWSYLSKDELRELYGEKVNCN; from the exons ATGTGTGATATGA TTTCATCTGATTGCAAAACGAAAACAGACCTTCGCGTGGAGTTGGTTCACGTG TTGTTTAGACATGGAGAACGAACGCCACGCGAGAGAGAATTGTGGCCGAATGATACTTACAACGTGTCAACGTACCACCCATGGGGTCTGGGGCAGCTTACGAAT AAAGGAAAAATGAGAGAGTATCGTATTGGACAAATGTTACGAAGTCGCTATAACGAATTATTGGGCGATATTTATTCTCCTAGTGCTGTATACGCTTATAGCACGGATCACGATCGTACAAAAATGTCTCTGCAACTGGTCTTGGCTGCACTTTATCCTCCAGCTCCGGTACAAAAATGGAACGAAGCCTTACCATGGATGCCTATACCAACGCAGTATATGCCGGAGAAAGTAGATAATCTAATGAAACCGGATTTCTCTCCAGT GTATCTAGATGCGGTAAAGAAAACGAGACATTCGGAAGAGATTCGTAATAGAGTCTCAGTGTACGAAGATCTATTCAAGTTCCTGTCTGAGAAAACTGGTATAAATGTAACTGAATCGAGTCACGTGTATGAAATTTATAATGTACTCGTAGCACAG GCCTGCATAAATCTCGGACGTCCAGAATGGTGCACCGATGAAATCTACAGTAAACTTCAGGATATTACGAAACTTGAATACAATATTCGTTCTTTCACACCGCAATTGAAACGATTGAACGGTGGTCCGCTTATCAAAAGATTTATCGAACACATGCAGTTCGACGTAGATAACGCTGATCTGCGAAAGATATACTTATATAGCGGGCATGAAACAAATATCGCAGGATTCGTGAGGGCTCACGGTTTTACACAGCCAGACCTGCCAGGTTATGGATGTGCgattattatagaaaaattgtccAATCCAGCTGGCAAACAATTCATCAGg ATGATTCTTTGGACCGGAATTACGGAAGAGTTTATACCTTATAAATTCGCTGGCTGCGACGAGATATGTCCAATGAATAAGTATTTGGAACTAGTTAAAGATGTTCTCCCATCGGAAGAAGAATTTCATCACAAATGGAGTTACCTATCGAAAGACGAACTACGAGAACTTTACGGAGAAAAAGTGAATTGTAACTAA
- the LOC143143904 gene encoding venom acid phosphatase Acph-1 isoform X1, with protein sequence MIDIKLSLTVFILILVSSDCKTKTDLRVELVHVLFRHGERTPRERELWPNDTYNVSTYHPWGLGQLTNKGKMREYRIGQMLRSRYNELLGDIYSPSAVYAYSTDHDRTKMSLQLVLAALYPPAPVQKWNEALPWMPIPTQYMPEKVDNLMKPDFSPVYLDAVKKTRHSEEIRNRVSVYEDLFKFLSEKTGINVTESSHVYEIYNVLVAQACINLGRPEWCTDEIYSKLQDITKLEYNIRSFTPQLKRLNGGPLIKRFIEHMQFDVDNADLRKIYLYSGHETNIAGFVRAHGFTQPDLPGYGCAIIIEKLSNPAGKQFIRMILWTGITEEFIPYKFAGCDEICPMNKYLELVKDVLPSEEEFHHKWSYLSKDELRELYGEKVNCN encoded by the exons ATGATTGACATAAAATTAAGTTTAACAgtatttattcttatattaGTTTCATCTGATTGCAAAACGAAAACAGACCTTCGCGTGGAGTTGGTTCACGTG TTGTTTAGACATGGAGAACGAACGCCACGCGAGAGAGAATTGTGGCCGAATGATACTTACAACGTGTCAACGTACCACCCATGGGGTCTGGGGCAGCTTACGAAT AAAGGAAAAATGAGAGAGTATCGTATTGGACAAATGTTACGAAGTCGCTATAACGAATTATTGGGCGATATTTATTCTCCTAGTGCTGTATACGCTTATAGCACGGATCACGATCGTACAAAAATGTCTCTGCAACTGGTCTTGGCTGCACTTTATCCTCCAGCTCCGGTACAAAAATGGAACGAAGCCTTACCATGGATGCCTATACCAACGCAGTATATGCCGGAGAAAGTAGATAATCTAATGAAACCGGATTTCTCTCCAGT GTATCTAGATGCGGTAAAGAAAACGAGACATTCGGAAGAGATTCGTAATAGAGTCTCAGTGTACGAAGATCTATTCAAGTTCCTGTCTGAGAAAACTGGTATAAATGTAACTGAATCGAGTCACGTGTATGAAATTTATAATGTACTCGTAGCACAG GCCTGCATAAATCTCGGACGTCCAGAATGGTGCACCGATGAAATCTACAGTAAACTTCAGGATATTACGAAACTTGAATACAATATTCGTTCTTTCACACCGCAATTGAAACGATTGAACGGTGGTCCGCTTATCAAAAGATTTATCGAACACATGCAGTTCGACGTAGATAACGCTGATCTGCGAAAGATATACTTATATAGCGGGCATGAAACAAATATCGCAGGATTCGTGAGGGCTCACGGTTTTACACAGCCAGACCTGCCAGGTTATGGATGTGCgattattatagaaaaattgtccAATCCAGCTGGCAAACAATTCATCAGg ATGATTCTTTGGACCGGAATTACGGAAGAGTTTATACCTTATAAATTCGCTGGCTGCGACGAGATATGTCCAATGAATAAGTATTTGGAACTAGTTAAAGATGTTCTCCCATCGGAAGAAGAATTTCATCACAAATGGAGTTACCTATCGAAAGACGAACTACGAGAACTTTACGGAGAAAAAGTGAATTGTAACTAA
- the LOC143143904 gene encoding venom acid phosphatase Acph-1 isoform X3 yields MREYRIGQMLRSRYNELLGDIYSPSAVYAYSTDHDRTKMSLQLVLAALYPPAPVQKWNEALPWMPIPTQYMPEKVDNLMKPDFSPVYLDAVKKTRHSEEIRNRVSVYEDLFKFLSEKTGINVTESSHVYEIYNVLVAQACINLGRPEWCTDEIYSKLQDITKLEYNIRSFTPQLKRLNGGPLIKRFIEHMQFDVDNADLRKIYLYSGHETNIAGFVRAHGFTQPDLPGYGCAIIIEKLSNPAGKQFIRMILWTGITEEFIPYKFAGCDEICPMNKYLELVKDVLPSEEEFHHKWSYLSKDELRELYGEKVNCN; encoded by the exons ATGAGAGAGTATCGTATTGGACAAATGTTACGAAGTCGCTATAACGAATTATTGGGCGATATTTATTCTCCTAGTGCTGTATACGCTTATAGCACGGATCACGATCGTACAAAAATGTCTCTGCAACTGGTCTTGGCTGCACTTTATCCTCCAGCTCCGGTACAAAAATGGAACGAAGCCTTACCATGGATGCCTATACCAACGCAGTATATGCCGGAGAAAGTAGATAATCTAATGAAACCGGATTTCTCTCCAGT GTATCTAGATGCGGTAAAGAAAACGAGACATTCGGAAGAGATTCGTAATAGAGTCTCAGTGTACGAAGATCTATTCAAGTTCCTGTCTGAGAAAACTGGTATAAATGTAACTGAATCGAGTCACGTGTATGAAATTTATAATGTACTCGTAGCACAG GCCTGCATAAATCTCGGACGTCCAGAATGGTGCACCGATGAAATCTACAGTAAACTTCAGGATATTACGAAACTTGAATACAATATTCGTTCTTTCACACCGCAATTGAAACGATTGAACGGTGGTCCGCTTATCAAAAGATTTATCGAACACATGCAGTTCGACGTAGATAACGCTGATCTGCGAAAGATATACTTATATAGCGGGCATGAAACAAATATCGCAGGATTCGTGAGGGCTCACGGTTTTACACAGCCAGACCTGCCAGGTTATGGATGTGCgattattatagaaaaattgtccAATCCAGCTGGCAAACAATTCATCAGg ATGATTCTTTGGACCGGAATTACGGAAGAGTTTATACCTTATAAATTCGCTGGCTGCGACGAGATATGTCCAATGAATAAGTATTTGGAACTAGTTAAAGATGTTCTCCCATCGGAAGAAGAATTTCATCACAAATGGAGTTACCTATCGAAAGACGAACTACGAGAACTTTACGGAGAAAAAGTGAATTGTAACTAA